One Maribacter cobaltidurans genomic window carries:
- a CDS encoding inorganic phosphate transporter — protein MGENIYLFMIIALAVLAITDLVVGVSNDAVNFLNSAIGSKAISFRTIMIVASIGIAFGAISSSGMMEVARKGIFNPGEFVFAEIMIVFMAVMITDILLLDFFNTLGMPTSTTVSIVFELLGAAVAISIVKIYADDGSISDLANYINTDKATEIILGILLSVVVAFTIGAIVQFLSRILISFKFNEKPKWYGAVFGGVAITGIIYFILVKGLKGTSILPAEITEFIATQASLFILINFVFWTLVSYIVSAFLKWNIYTLIIVLGTFALAMAFAGNDLVNFIGVPLAALESFISWKSSGILPTEFNMKGLSAAVQTPTYLLLLSGVVMIITLWFSSKAKSVVKTSVDLSRQDEGDERFEPNFLSRQIVKYTIRASENLSGIIPKVVQDKIDKQFEKPYVYIPKSKVKDLPAFDLVRASVNLMVASVLISLATSMKLPLSTTYVTFMVAMGSSLADRAWGPESAVYRVAGVLNVIGGWFFTAFSAFTAAAIIAYFIHLGGIFAIGALLILAFLLIGKNYLSHSKKMKETKLEEKLQRAESNTIIGLIEESASNIALSMKRGNKIYTQSIDGLAKHDIDTLKKGKKGINKLDKEVEDLRNNIFYFIKNLDESSIGTSNFYITALSYLQDMTQSLEYISKAGYKHVHNNHKRLRFNQIKDLKETESYVEDLFKSIQEIFENKRFEKLTPLLMNRQELLNKLDAKIAKQVERTRSDESSPKNTALYFSLLLETKDLLTAIMNLIEIYEKYSNSKVVSSSTFL, from the coding sequence ATGGGAGAAAACATTTACCTCTTCATGATCATTGCCCTGGCCGTATTGGCCATTACGGATTTGGTGGTCGGAGTAAGTAATGATGCGGTCAATTTTTTAAATTCAGCCATTGGTTCCAAGGCCATATCCTTCCGGACCATCATGATCGTTGCAAGTATAGGAATCGCCTTTGGTGCCATCTCGTCTAGCGGTATGATGGAAGTGGCGAGAAAAGGAATTTTCAATCCAGGTGAATTTGTGTTTGCAGAAATTATGATTGTTTTTATGGCCGTAATGATTACGGACATTCTTCTTTTAGATTTTTTCAACACCTTGGGCATGCCCACATCCACAACGGTTTCCATTGTATTTGAGCTTTTAGGGGCGGCAGTCGCTATATCCATTGTTAAAATTTACGCAGATGACGGCAGTATTTCAGATTTGGCTAACTATATTAACACTGACAAGGCCACTGAAATCATCCTGGGTATTTTGCTATCTGTAGTTGTAGCATTCACCATTGGCGCTATAGTTCAATTTTTAAGCCGAATCCTGATTTCATTTAAATTCAATGAAAAGCCCAAATGGTACGGTGCCGTTTTTGGGGGTGTTGCCATTACCGGTATCATCTATTTTATATTGGTCAAAGGTCTAAAGGGAACATCTATTCTACCTGCGGAAATAACTGAATTTATTGCTACCCAAGCATCCTTGTTCATCCTAATAAATTTTGTTTTTTGGACGCTGGTATCCTACATTGTTTCCGCGTTTCTCAAATGGAACATCTACACCCTTATCATTGTTTTGGGAACTTTTGCACTGGCTATGGCCTTTGCGGGTAACGATCTTGTCAATTTCATAGGGGTACCCTTGGCCGCATTGGAATCTTTTATAAGTTGGAAAAGTTCTGGAATCCTACCTACGGAATTCAATATGAAGGGACTCTCGGCTGCCGTACAAACCCCTACCTATCTTCTTCTTTTATCTGGAGTAGTAATGATCATTACCCTATGGTTTTCCTCCAAAGCGAAGAGTGTAGTAAAGACCAGTGTAGACCTGTCCAGACAGGATGAAGGCGACGAACGTTTTGAACCCAATTTTCTATCACGCCAAATTGTAAAGTATACCATTAGGGCATCTGAGAACCTGAGCGGGATTATCCCAAAAGTCGTTCAGGACAAAATCGACAAGCAATTCGAAAAACCCTACGTGTATATACCCAAAAGCAAAGTGAAGGATTTACCTGCCTTTGATTTGGTGCGCGCCTCCGTAAACCTAATGGTGGCAAGTGTTTTGATTTCCTTGGCCACTTCCATGAAACTACCCCTATCTACTACATATGTGACCTTTATGGTCGCTATGGGATCTTCTTTAGCCGATAGAGCCTGGGGGCCAGAAAGTGCCGTCTACAGGGTTGCAGGTGTACTCAATGTAATTGGTGGTTGGTTTTTTACGGCTTTTAGTGCCTTTACTGCAGCGGCGATCATTGCATATTTCATACATCTTGGTGGCATTTTTGCCATTGGAGCGCTTTTGATCCTTGCCTTTCTCTTGATCGGTAAGAACTATTTATCACATTCCAAAAAAATGAAGGAGACCAAGTTGGAGGAAAAATTACAGCGTGCGGAAAGTAATACCATCATAGGACTGATAGAAGAAAGTGCCTCCAACATTGCACTTTCCATGAAAAGGGGAAACAAAATCTACACACAAAGCATCGACGGACTTGCAAAGCATGATATCGATACCCTAAAAAAGGGGAAAAAGGGTATTAATAAATTAGACAAGGAGGTCGAAGACCTTAGAAACAATATCTTTTATTTTATAAAAAATTTGGATGAATCCAGTATAGGAACCAGTAATTTCTACATCACTGCACTTAGTTATTTGCAGGACATGACCCAATCCTTGGAATATATATCCAAAGCAGGTTATAAGCATGTTCATAACAACCATAAGAGGCTTCGTTTTAATCAAATCAAGGATTTAAAGGAAACAGAATCCTATGTTGAGGACCTATTTAAAAGCATCCAAGAAATTTTTGAGAACAAAAGGTTTGAAAAATTGACCCCACTTCTCATGAACAGACAGGAATTGCTAAACAAACTCGACGCTAAAATCGCCAAGCAGGTAGAACGCACCCGATCTGATGAATCGAGCCCTAAAAACACCGCACTTTATTTTAGTCTTTTGTTAGAGACCAAGGATTTATTGACGGCCATTATGAACCTAATTGAGATTTATGAAAAGTATTCAAATTCTAAAGTGGTTTCTTCCAGTACTTTTCTTTAA
- the nadD gene encoding nicotinate (nicotinamide) nucleotide adenylyltransferase encodes MKKVGLFFGTFNPIHIGHMVIANHMVEFSDLDEVWFVVTPQSPFKVKKSLLDNHHRYQMVLEATEDYPKLKPSKIEFDLPQPNYTINTLVHLSEKYPKDYEFCLIMGEDNLKSFHKWRNYEMILDGYSIYVYPRISEGKIEHQFKDHPKIHRVGAPIMEISSTFIRREHKKGNNIKPMLPPAVWKYMDEMNFYR; translated from the coding sequence ATGAAGAAAGTGGGTCTATTTTTTGGCACTTTCAACCCCATTCATATCGGTCATATGGTCATTGCGAACCATATGGTGGAGTTTTCAGACTTGGATGAGGTTTGGTTCGTAGTTACACCCCAAAGTCCGTTTAAGGTCAAGAAATCTCTTTTGGACAATCACCATAGATATCAAATGGTATTGGAGGCTACGGAGGATTACCCCAAATTGAAACCGTCCAAGATCGAGTTCGACCTTCCCCAACCCAATTATACCATCAACACCTTGGTTCATTTGTCGGAAAAGTATCCGAAGGACTACGAGTTTTGTCTTATTATGGGCGAGGATAACCTAAAGAGTTTCCATAAATGGCGTAATTATGAAATGATTTTGGATGGATATTCTATTTATGTATACCCAAGGATATCAGAAGGTAAAATCGAGCATCAATTTAAGGACCATCCCAAAATCCATAGGGTAGGTGCCCCTATTATGGAAATTTCATCCACTTTCATTCGAAGAGAGCATAAAAAGGGCAACAATATTAAACCGATGTTGCCACCGGCCGTTTGGAAATATATGGATGAGATGAATTTTTATCGGTAG
- a CDS encoding DUF6503 family protein, protein MKSIQILKWFLPVLFFNVLQGNAQEQLTGTQLLDKAIAYHDPNGHWKQFIGKMDIIMTTPDAETRRTQLELNLPSSYFKSSVRKGNNTVDYILDKGKCELLLNKSNAIADNYRDSLQITCDRAKKMKDYYTYLYGLPMKLKDPSTLIDPKVLRKSFKGKDYLVLKVKYDENVGSDTWYFYFDPTNYNMEVYQFYHDESKNDGEYILLSEEMLVKDIKMPKVRAWYYNKDNTYLGTDDLVKANALE, encoded by the coding sequence ATGAAAAGTATTCAAATTCTAAAGTGGTTTCTTCCAGTACTTTTCTTTAACGTTTTACAAGGTAATGCCCAAGAGCAATTAACCGGAACCCAACTTTTGGATAAAGCCATTGCCTATCACGATCCAAACGGTCATTGGAAACAGTTTATAGGGAAAATGGACATTATCATGACTACTCCGGATGCCGAAACCCGAAGGACCCAGTTGGAACTGAATCTACCTTCCAGCTATTTTAAATCCTCTGTTAGAAAAGGCAATAACACCGTGGACTATATACTGGACAAAGGGAAATGTGAGCTATTGCTCAATAAGAGTAATGCAATTGCGGACAATTACCGAGATAGCCTTCAAATTACCTGTGACCGGGCTAAAAAAATGAAGGATTACTATACATATCTCTATGGCCTTCCCATGAAATTAAAAGACCCAAGCACCTTAATTGACCCCAAGGTGCTTAGAAAATCCTTCAAGGGAAAGGATTATTTGGTTTTAAAAGTAAAGTATGATGAAAACGTTGGCAGTGACACCTGGTACTTTTATTTTGATCCAACCAATTACAATATGGAGGTCTACCAATTCTACCACGATGAGTCCAAAAACGATGGCGAATACATACTGCTTTCAGAAGAAATGTTGGTCAAAGATATAAAAATGCCCAAGGTCAGGGCTTGGTACTATAACAAGGATAATACCTATCTAGGCACCGATGATCTGGTTAAGGCAAACGCTTTGGAGTAA